A genome region from Camelina sativa cultivar DH55 chromosome 10, Cs, whole genome shotgun sequence includes the following:
- the LOC104718780 gene encoding uncharacterized protein LOC104718780, with product MELRKGCLVGMSHGWGVFKAVCGDNSYKAIYVTDYYNPCGSISVKNIPLHPLGKPIAIQQQAITNAAMNCSSDQSNEFAVAVKCLGPMINFNRPGGKHRESGSVVFKTLFQYFDQSKVMFSKRDEKFYTPSFGGQFLVSWDSFFEEDMTGSELQELQFSNLPEFTQSEWELLDSCSKTVYLVESPSGQRFLIKWYAQNHEPGNGMAFLCRGTKRFMVFRQEEETGVMSYTEDIGDLSIFLGNNEPFCVKANPNSIYFAGDGCGVYDIATRKPCSFCPKSPSAFSLGSLLPYWIPPMSL from the coding sequence ATGGAGTTGCGTAAAGGGTGTCTGGTCGGAATGTCCCATGGTTGGGGAGTTTTCAAGGCAGTGTGTGGTGATAATAGTTATAAAGCCATATATGTTACCGACTACTACAATCCTTGTGGCTCCATATCAGTCAAAAACATTCCTTTGCATCCACTGGGTAAACCTATAGCTATCCAACAGCAAGCCATCACCAACGCCGCAATGAACTGTTCATCTGATCAAAGCAATGAATTTGCAGTGGCTGTCAAGTGTTTAGGGCCTATGATCAATTTCAATAGGCCTGGTGGCAAACACAGGGAATCAGGTTCGGTCgtctttaaaactcttttcCAGTATTTTGATCAATCGAAGGTTATGTTTTCAAAGAGAGATGAAAAGTTCTACACTCCGAGTTTTGGAGGCCAGTTCTTGGTTTCCTGGGATTCTTTCTTCGAGGAAGACATGACCGGCTCTGAGTTGCAAGAGTTGCAGTTCTCCAACCTGCCTGAGTTCACCCAGTCCGAGTGGGAGCTGCTGGACTCATGTTCCAAGACTGTATACCTTGTGGAGTCTCCCTCAGGCCAACGTTTCCTGATCAAGTGGTACGCTCAGAACCACGAACCAGGCAATGGGATGGCATTCCTGTGTCGCGGAACAAAGCGTTTCATGGTGTTTAgacaggaagaagaaacaggGGTCATGTCTTACACAGAGGACATTGGAGACCTCTCCATATTCCTAGGCAATAATGAGCCCTTTTGTGTCAAGGCAAACCCTAACTCAATCTATTTTGCAGGCGATGGCTGTGGTGTCTACGATATTGCCACTAGAAAACCATGTTCCTTCTGTCCCAAGTCTCCCTCAGCCTTCTCGTTAGGATCACTCCTCCCTTACTGGATCCCTCCAATGTCTCTCTAG
- the LOC104718779 gene encoding uncharacterized protein LOC104718779 → MSSLLLSLSSKPSLRKLAQLRCHTHRMFSSSSTNPYLLYCVTHYGSSWDDINVTSNIHYFDPVKEDEVIVRDKVLPMELRKGCLVGMSHGWGVFKAVCGDNSYKAIYVTDYYNPCGSISVKNIPLHPLGKPIAIQQQAITNAAMNCSSDQSNEFAVAVKCLGPMINFNRPGGKHRESGSVVFKTLFQYFDQSKVMFSKRDEKFYTPSFGGQFLVSWDSFFEEDMTGSELQELQFSNLPEFTQSEWELLDSCSKTVYLVESPSGQRFLIKWYAQNHEPGNGMAFLCRGTKRFMVFRQEEETGVMSYTEDIGDLSIFLGNNEPFCVKANPNSIYFAGDGCGVYDIATRKPCSFCPKSPSAFSLGSLLPYWIPPMSL, encoded by the exons aTGTCGTCTCTGCTTCTCAGCCTCTCTTCCAAGCCCTCTCTCCGCAAACTTGCTCAGCTG AGATGTCACACCCATAGGATGTTCTCCTCCTCTAGCACCAACCCTTACTTGCTGTATTGTGTCACACATTATGGAAGTTCTTGGGATGATATTAATGTAACAAGCAATATCCACTATTTTGACCCGGTCAAGGAAGACGAAGTTATTGTCCGAGACAAGGTGTTACCAATGGAGTTGCGTAAAGGGTGTCTGGTCGGAATGTCCCATGGTTGGGGAGTTTTCAAGGCAGTGTGTGGTGATAATAGTTATAAAGCCATATATGTTACCGACTACTACAATCCTTGTGGCTCCATATCAGTCAAAAACATTCCTTTGCATCCACTGGGTAAACCTATAGCTATCCAACAGCAAGCCATCACCAACGCCGCAATGAACTGTTCATCTGATCAAAGCAATGAATTTGCAGTGGCTGTCAAGTGTTTAGGGCCTATGATCAATTTCAATAGGCCTGGTGGCAAACACAGGGAATCAGGTTCGGTCgtctttaaaactcttttcCAGTATTTTGATCAATCGAAGGTTATGTTTTCAAAGAGAGATGAAAAGTTCTACACTCCGAGTTTTGGAGGCCAGTTCTTGGTTTCCTGGGATTCTTTCTTCGAGGAAGACATGACCGGCTCTGAGTTGCAAGAGTTGCAGTTCTCCAACCTGCCTGAGTTCACCCAGTCCGAGTGGGAGCTGCTGGACTCATGTTCCAAGACTGTATACCTTGTGGAGTCTCCCTCAGGCCAACGTTTCCTGATCAAGTGGTACGCTCAGAACCACGAACCAGGCAATGGGATGGCATTCCTGTGTCGCGGAACAAAGCGTTTCATGGTGTTTAgacaggaagaagaaacaggGGTCATGTCTTACACAGAGGACATTGGAGACCTCTCCATATTCCTAGGCAATAATGAGCCCTTTTGTGTCAAGGCAAACCCTAACTCAATCTATTTTGCAGGCGATGGCTGTGGTGTCTACGATATTGCCACTAGAAAACCATGTTCCTTCTGTCCCAAGTCTCCCTCAGCCTTCTCGTTAGGATCACTCCTCCCTTACTGGATCCCTCCAATGTCTCTCTAG
- the LOC104720323 gene encoding glutathione S-transferase T3-like, giving the protein MDSTNPYYQSSSYLNLLNSQESVGRNENFSFESYQPSGQNSSQPSEVPPLSQDTPVERKERKTWAPADDEVLISAWLNTSNDAIVSNQQKGGSFWTRISRYYADTPHARNSGEQMLVTHCKQRWHKINDHTNKFCAAMAAAERLNSSAHSEIDILKNAHEIYFAEHKKRFNLEHCWCLLKNEQKWLSLNAINTPPSQPATKRKPAAEGVKAAKAKRNNAQSTNTKSLAEYKSMWDVKKEELAEKEKLQKLAILDTLLAKKEPLNASEEIIMNKIVSQYF; this is encoded by the exons ATGGATTCTACGAATCCATATTatcagtcttcttcttacttaaaCTTGCTTAACAGTCAAGAATCCGTTGGTAGAAatgaaaacttttcttttgaaagTTATCAACCGTCTGGACAGAACAGCTCACAACCTTCTGAGGTGCCACCTCTTTCTCAAGATACACCAGTGGAGCGCAAGGAGAGAAAGACATGGGCACCTGCTGATGATGAAGTCCTGATCTCTGCATGGCTCAACACTTCAAATGATGCCATTGTGTCTAATCAACAAAAGGGAGGAAGCTTCTGGACGAGGATTAGCCGGTACTATGCTGACACTCCTCATGCTAGAAATAGTGGTGAACAGATGCTGGTGACACATTGCAAGCAGCGTTGGCACAAGATAAATGACCATACTAACAAGTTTTGTGCGGCAATGGCTGCTGCAGAGAGACTGAACAGTTCTGCTCATTCGGAAATTGATATCCTAAAGAATGCACATGAAATCTACTTTGCTGAGCATAAGAAGAGGTTTAACCTTGAACATTGTTGGTGTCTGTTAAAGAATGAGCAGAAATGGCTAAGCCTTAATGCTATTAACACGCCTCCATCTCAGCCTGCAACAAAGAGGAAACCAGCTGCCGAAG GGGTCAAAGCTGCAAAGGCAAAAAGAAACAATGCTCAGTCCACAAACACGAAGAGTCTTGCTGAGTATAAGAGCATGTGGGATGTCAAGAAAGAGGAATTGGCTGAAAAGGAGAAACTACAGAAGCTGGCCATTCTAGACACTCTCTTAGCCAAAAAAGAACCCTTGAATGCGAGTGAAGAAATTATTATGAACAAGATAGTGTCTCAGTATTTCTGA